TAAATCATAAGCATTTTCAGATTCCTCATGAGTCATAAGCTCTTCAAATTTCCTCTCTCCTGCCCTTAAACCTATATTTTCTATTTGTATATTTTTAGGATCAATATCATACTTATTACAAACTTCTTCAATTACTATTTCCACCAAATCCAATAATTTTATAACCGGCATTTTTAAAACAAATGCTTCACCGCCATGAGATTTTTCTGCAGTTTCCATTATTAAAGAGACCGACTGTGATAAAGTCATCATAAACCTAGTCATATTACTGTCAGTAACAGTTATATACCTTTTCTCCAATATCTGCTTCTTAAATAACGGTATAACTGAACCACGTGAACCCATAACATTTCCGAATCTAACAGCTGAAAATCTTGTTTTAACTTTTCCCTTGCTAAAGTTAGCTGCCTGTACTAATTTTTCAGCTAAAAGCTTGGTAGCTCCATATGTATTTGTAGGATTTATGGCTTTATCGGAACTTGTAAAAAGCACAGAATCCACATTATTGTATATAGAAGCTTTTATAACATTTTCCATTCCCTGTACATTTGTCTTAATAGCTTCTGTTGGGTTATATTCACAAGAGGGTACATGTTTCATGGCAGCCAGATTAAAGACTACATCTATATTATTCATTGCCCTTTCCACTCTTTCATAATCCCTAACATCACCAATCAAATATCTGAATTTTGATATATGATCGAGTTCCTTTTGCATTATAAACTGCTTGTATTCATCCCTGCTAAAAATTCTTATTACCCTAGGTTTTTGATAAAGTAATTTTTTTGCAAGTCCTCTTCCAATGGTGCCAGTACCACCTATTATAAGAATATTTTTATCTGTGTAATACCCCATTTAACTATCACTTCCTATATTATATAAATTACATCCTATCGTTATCAAATTAGATATTGATTTTTTCACCATATAATTACTCTATTTTCAGTATATACCTTGACAAGATTCCATTGAGTTCTTTTTCCGCTCTTATTTACGACTGGGATAAACACCATAACTACCTCTTATATGTTTCTTCAATACTCTTCTATTCAATTAAGAGAAACAACAAAATTACAGACTATAGCTAATTCTTTTTCTAATTGTTCTATGACTTTATTTTTCAATAAATCTATTACTTATGTATTTTAAGCACCCATACTAAAGTTGCCCTTTATACAATTATTATTCGACAAACTACCCTTTTTACTGTTTTTCG
This window of the Clostridium kluyveri DSM 555 genome carries:
- a CDS encoding SDR family NAD(P)-dependent oxidoreductase encodes the protein MGYYTDKNILIIGGTGTIGRGLAKKLLYQKPRVIRIFSRDEYKQFIMQKELDHISKFRYLIGDVRDYERVERAMNNIDVVFNLAAMKHVPSCEYNPTEAIKTNVQGMENVIKASIYNNVDSVLFTSSDKAINPTNTYGATKLLAEKLVQAANFSKGKVKTRFSAVRFGNVMGSRGSVIPLFKKQILEKRYITVTDSNMTRFMMTLSQSVSLIMETAEKSHGGEAFVLKMPVIKLLDLVEIVIEEVCNKYDIDPKNIQIENIGLRAGERKFEELMTHEESENAYDLGSMYAVISDTYADKLSKYYSTGEKAGIGSYNSYDSVPITKEEVRELLVSEKLI